A segment of the Elusimicrobiota bacterium genome:
CCGTCGCTGGCCACGGCCGCGTCGCAGTTCAACGCCATCATCCTGGTCAAGCTCGTCCTCTATCTGGCCCTGATGCTGCTCATCTCGGTCTTCGTCTCCCATCGTTTCGCCGGGCCCATCTTCCGGTTCGAGAAATCGGCCCAGAGCGTGGCCAAGGGCGACTTGACCCACCGGGTCTCGCTGCGCACCGGCGACGAGCTCATGGAATTGCAGGACGAGTTCAACGCCATGATCGCCGGCCTGCAGGTGCTGGTCCAGAAGGACCGCAACCTGGCCGGGCATCTGGCCGCGCGCGTGGAGGAGATCGCCAAGAAGCTCCCCGAAGGGGCCACGGCCGCGCGCGAGGAACTGGTCTCACTCAAGCTGGAGCTGCAGCACCTGACGCAATCCTTCAAGGTCTAGTGACTTCGCTTCTTCTGACGGCTGCGTTGATCGTCTCGGGCCTCTGGTCTTCGCCGGCCCAAGGGGCCGTGGTCGTGCCCGCGGCCCCGGCGTTCTCGATCATCTCCGCCCCCGCCGAACCGGGCCTTCAGGAGCTCGCCTTCGATCTCGACGGGGCCTTGGCCATCGCGCTCAAGAACGACTCGCGCCTGCTCTCCGCCGAGCAGGACCGCATCATCGCCCAGCAGAGGCTCAGCGAGGCCAAGCTCGAGTTCCTGCCCGAGTTCGGCCTGCAGGCCTCGGCGGCCAAATTCGACGCCCGTTATCCCATCGCCTTCTCGCCCGCGTTGGGCAGCGTCCTGGGCTTCCCCCGGGGTTCCATCTTCAACCCCACCGGCTCCGAGAACATCTACTCGGGCCGGGGCTACATGAATTTTCCCCTCTATGAGGGCGGCCGCAGCGTCAACACCCTGCGCATGGCCCAGGCCGCGCTCAAGCAGGCCCAGAGCAACTATGAGACCGTCAAGATGGAGGTCGTCCTGGCGGTCAAGGAGGCCTTCTACCGTCTGCTCATGGCGCAGGAACGGCTGGCCGCGACCACCGAGACGGTCAGCGAGGCCCAGCGCATGGCCGCGGCCCTGAGCTTGAGCCCCTGGGAGCGCATCGAGGCCGAGGGCATCGGCGAGAAGTCCCGGCAGTGGGCCGCAGAGGCCATGCGGCAATCCTCCCTGCGGCGGCTGGATTTTCTCAAGGCCTTGAACCTGGAGCTCGATGCGGCGTTCCGCATCGCGGGGCGCATCGAGCCGCAGTCCGTGGCGGTGGACCCCCAGAAGGCGGCCCTCTGGGCCTTGGAACTGCGCCCGGAGCTGCAGGCCGAGACCTTCAAGGCGGAGATGGACGCCCTGGCCGTGAACCTGGCCATCAGCCGGCGCTACCCGACGCTGTTCTTGGCCGGCGACTACGATTTCACGGACCAGCATTTCCCCCTGCTCAACAACAACTGGGACGTCGGCATCGGCATCAAGCTCCCGTTCACTTACGACGTGCTCACCAAGCTGCGCCAGAAGCGGGCCGAGCAGCGCCAGGGTCAGCTCAAGCGCGCCGCGCTCCAGGACCAGGTCCGCCTCGAGGTCCGGCAGGCTTGCGAGCAGCTGGCCTATTGGAGTCTGGAAGCGGGGTTGCGCAGCCAGCAGTTCCGAGCCGTCTCCGGCATCTACGACAAGGCGGCCCCGGCGGCCCCGGCCTCCTTGGGCAAGCTGCGGGCTCTGATGACCGTCATCGAGATGAGGCTTTCCTACCTGGAATCGGCGACCGAGTCGACCCTGGCCCGGGCGCGCCTGGAGCGCGCCGTGGGCCGGGAACTGGCGCCGTGAGGCTCGCCGGGCTGGCCCTGGCCCTGGCCTTGTGGCTCCCCGTTCCGGCCGCGTGGGCGGCCCCGGACTACTCGCCCGACGGCCTGCTGCGCGCCCATCTCTGGCGGGACCTGACCTCCCGGCCTCCGTCCCGGCGCCCCAAGGTGGGGTTGGTGCTCTCCGCGGGGTCTACGCGCGGCACCGCTCACGTGGGGGTCCTGCAGGTCCTCGACCAAGCCGGCTTTCCCATCGATGCCGTGGCCGGCACCTCCATGGGCGCGGTCATCGGATCCCTGTACGCAGCGGGCCGTCCGGTGAAGAGGATCTGGGAGATCATGTCCGGGCTCAATCTGAGCATGGCCAGCAACTTCAACAGCTTCCATCTGGTGCAGCTGATGCTCGTGGACAAGCTGCTCTCCTCGGAGAACACGGAGAAGCTCATCCGCGGCGAGATCGGCGGTCTGCGCTTCG
Coding sequences within it:
- a CDS encoding TolC family protein — translated: MTSLLLTAALIVSGLWSSPAQGAVVVPAAPAFSIISAPAEPGLQELAFDLDGALAIALKNDSRLLSAEQDRIIAQQRLSEAKLEFLPEFGLQASAAKFDARYPIAFSPALGSVLGFPRGSIFNPTGSENIYSGRGYMNFPLYEGGRSVNTLRMAQAALKQAQSNYETVKMEVVLAVKEAFYRLLMAQERLAATTETVSEAQRMAAALSLSPWERIEAEGIGEKSRQWAAEAMRQSSLRRLDFLKALNLELDAAFRIAGRIEPQSVAVDPQKAALWALELRPELQAETFKAEMDALAVNLAISRRYPTLFLAGDYDFTDQHFPLLNNNWDVGIGIKLPFTYDVLTKLRQKRAEQRQGQLKRAALQDQVRLEVRQACEQLAYWSLEAGLRSQQFRAVSGIYDKAAPAAPASLGKLRALMTVIEMRLSYLESATESTLARARLERAVGRELAP
- a CDS encoding methyl-accepting chemotaxis protein; translation: MAEPQKFQRRTVLVKRQLQFKYVGMVFLSVLCASLIIGGDIYYNMYRLIVTEAPSLATAASQFNAIILVKLVLYLALMLLISVFVSHRFAGPIFRFEKSAQSVAKGDLTHRVSLRTGDELMELQDEFNAMIAGLQVLVQKDRNLAGHLAARVEEIAKKLPEGATAAREELVSLKLELQHLTQSFKV